The Arachis duranensis cultivar V14167 chromosome 9, aradu.V14167.gnm2.J7QH, whole genome shotgun sequence genomic sequence CCAATCCTTCCGTTGAGTTTACTGCGGCACAACCTGCTTCTGATAAGCTTACTGAAGTGTCACTGTTAGCCGAATTTCTAAGCTTCATATTAGATGCTACAGctgcaatattttttttagggcCATTCCTTAAATTATAAGTAATTGTTCCATTACTTCTTTCTAACAATAAATTATTCCGAGTCTTCCGTTTCCCGAGAGAAGTCCTCCTCCGTTGAATGCCTTTAGAGTTCACATTTCTGTATTGTCCACTTCGACCAGGTAACCTGGAACTCTTGTTGGATGCAAGTGCTGATAAAGCATCATTGATTTTAACAACCTCAGGCAGGATCATTCCACTCTCATCAGGTTCTCTCACGAAAGAATTGTAGGAAACCTTCAATTCATTCTGCAACTCTGGGAAGTCAATTTCATCCTCGACATCACTAGACTCATGTACTGGATTATATACAAGAAAAAATGATCTAAACATCGATCTCAAAAACACTGAAGAACGCAGATAATTAAAACAGTGAGGAACCGCAGAAAAATCCAGAGAGAATGATGGCCCAAGCCTCATGTTCCCAAAAAACTGACAAACACCAGCGTGGACCATAGGAGAACCCTGaaagagaaaagataaaatatgcATGTTAGGAAAGATAACCCGAAACTTAAAAAATGCGCAATCAATATGCGGATAATCACTAAAGAAAAACTTCTATAGTAAACATAACTAAATCGACTATCCTGTTTTCCATCCATTCATTACTACTATACAGGGTGCAAACTAAACCATATTCAAATCACAAATACAAACCCAAACATAATCATAATACCTGCAAGAACTGTATTCCCCTTGAAGCATAAGCACCACAGATAGGCTCAGAAAGAAGGAATGCAGAGAGCTCCTTCATCTCAACCCCGGTCCTCAATGTAGCCCTCAACACTAAAACCAAGAACCGAGAAAACATATCATCCTCCGTGCCCAAGCACTGCCTCCTGACAACAGCTGCAAACACGCACGGATCCTTCCTCGGTTGCTGCCGCCGCGAAAACCGCAACCCAAACTTCTTCTTTTTAGCATCAACAACAgccctcttcctcttcctcgtATAGACAATCCCAAAGAACTTATCAGGGCCTTTGCTCAACGACCGAGCAGCCGGCACCGTCCCCTGCTTCCTGATCTCAACGGCTTTAACAACGCTTTTCTTCTCATTGGCACGAACAGGAACTGTATTTTCTTGCTTCAATTTCGCAGTTCCGCCGCCGCCACGAGGCGAGGTGAAAGCTGCGGCATCAACGTTGTTCTTTTCGGGCTTCTTGGGCCATTCATCCGCCTTTCCACTACCTCTCTTGGGTTTCAAGCTCTCGCCGGATTCCGGCCACAGACGCCGCCCCGACCGCAGGACACGGGCGTTTTCAGAGCCCGTGACCACCCCAAACACCCTCGTGGTCCGCCTCATCCCAACCGCCGGCATTGCCGTCCGGTCCCCGAAGAACACCGCCCGGGATTCGATCTTTTTTGGCCCTATTCCCAACCACCTTCGAATTTCACCGAGTCCGTACAACGAGTTGAGTCAACTCAGCACCGAGTCGCAAAAGTTGCCCAAAAACCCCCCCAACACTTACGGAGACGACCTAGACTCTATTTCTCAGCAACAAAGTGTTAAATAAGCCCAAAACCCAaactaactttttaaaaaaataaataaataaacaaaaaaaaaaagaaaaaggaaaacacATACACTGATACACCCACACAAAGTCACAAACACCACCCTTAACCCCAAACTTGATTATTCTAGAAGGTTCTTAATCTCAGAATCGGAACATAATAAACCATAATCATCAAAGACGAACAAAGTCGGTACAAGAGAAATTTAAAGAACGATCTCGTGGGATACATGAACGACGGATTTACAGTgaccaaaaacaaaattttaggaGGGGGtataaagaagaaggaagaagaaacgGAGGGCGAACGTTACAGAAGGCGAAGACGAAGAATTGAGACCGAGAAATTAATCACAAAACTCGAGATCTGCGAGAAGAGAGAGGgggaggaagggagagagagggaaaaGGCGGAAGCGGGAAAGAGCGCGCGCTtagttagagagagaaagagggtgatagagagagagtgagagtgTGTTTCGATTTCGGCTAGGGTTTATGGTTAAAACAATAAAACCATTGTGTGGGGAAAGATGGGGGTAACCACTGGTGAAGGGGAAGTGATTTGAGCCGTTAGATTAGAAGAAGGGACGGTGGATGTTTGTTTTTTTGCAGAGCAGTCACTTCGATGGCTCAAAAGAGCGTTTCGTGCTTCTCACTGCTCCGGTCTTtagagaggagagagaatgagagGAGGGAGGAACTAGGAAGAGGATATTTGTTTCGGTGACACGTACGAGTGATTTGTGGGATACGAAATGACTGATTTGGGCTTTGTTGTGTAACGTGTGAGATGGAGAGAAGGCTATGGTTGTGAGTTTTGGTCTTTTGGAGGGTATTATGAGAATATTGAGAGAGGTGACTCATGAGATTCTAGTGAAATTATTAACTTCGGTAAAACTGAAACGGATTATtgacacaatttttttaattatttattttcaacataattaaatattcttttatcaattgtattaaaaatttgtttaaaagatattttttcaagtatacaataaaattagactttttaaaataaataaaataaatattttaattacgaATATACGTTAATTTGAGGGTATTTACCGATTTTCATCATGTGTCTTAtcttgtttacactgtaaacaagaTAAGTCCAGAGAGCGACTATAAATAGAAGTTGTTCACATCGTTCCTGATTCCACATTGATCTCTTTCTTgcactgtttttttttttatatttattagttaCCCGGACATTATGGCATGCAAGGACGCACTGGACCCTGAAATCAACCGTCTCAACACTAGTTAGCACATTGCGGGAGTTATTGATTTTGAGGTTAGTGTtaactttattatttaaattaataagtgTATGCAATTTTATTTCCAAAATTTCTATAGAGTTAGTGTTTTAACATATGACTAGACTGGATGATATTGAGGTAATACAGTTTAGGTTAGTTGGCAAGTTAGTAACATGAGTTTGGTGTATAATTTACTCATAGTGAAAATTAGATAAGTAATTACTTTGATTTGATTAGTTAATTAAATGTTTTTCttagttaatattttctttaaatttggAGAGAATTTTTAAGTATTAGTTTTGTATCCTGTTTATTATGTTGTGATGTTTATTTGGATTGCATTTTAGATTTATTAGAATACATTTGGACATGCTAGAAAACTTAGTTTGGAATCGGATCTTTATAaaagtttttcttttaaatagaGGCCTCACCTGCTACTACCTCGGTGGGTTAGTCACACACTTGCACCCTCGGATGCCATCGACTCTTACT encodes the following:
- the LOC107466786 gene encoding uncharacterized protein LOC107466786 isoform X3 — encoded protein: MPAVGMRRTTRVFGVVTGSENARVLRSGRRLWPESGESLKPKRGSGKADEWPKKPEKNNVDAAAFTSPRGGGGTAKLKQENTVPVRANEKKSVVKAVEIRKQGTVPAARSLSKGPDKFFGIVYTRKRKRAVVDAKKKKFGLRFSRRQQPRKDPCVFAAVVRRQCLGTEDDMFSRFLVLVLRATLRTGVEMKELSAFLLSEPICGAYASRGIQFLQGSPMVHAGVCQFFGNMRLGPSFSLDFSAVPHCFNYLRSSVFLRSMFRSFFLVYNPVHESSDVEDEIDFPELQNELKVSYNSFVREPDESGMILPEVVKINDALSALASNKSSRLPGRSGQYRNVNSKGIQRRRTSLGKRKTRNNLLLERSNGTITYNLRNGPKKNIAAVASNMKLRNSANSDTSVSLSEAGCAAVNSTEGLDSSCSTNILVTESDRCYRIEGAVVTVEMSASREWHLAVKKDGLTRCTLKPEKVMRPCSSNRYTHVIMFSLDNGLKLEFPNRPDWVVFKDLYKVCSDRNVPAPVSKFIPVPGVRDVVGYGDNITAPFCRPESYILANGDELSRAITRKSANYDMDSEDEEWLSKFNAEYQEHVSEDQFELIVDALEKASYSNPDDCLDETYLVNQCRDLCCKVVLEAVCSFWMRKRKQKRSSLLRVFQSNQSKKAPLIPKPLLRKRRSFKRQPSQFGRGKHPRVLQGKLNKMLWRRRMRCVSLNMQKHRQTNPRSMQYGSGRGLSL
- the LOC107466786 gene encoding uncharacterized protein LOC107466786 isoform X2, which gives rise to MPAVGMRRTTRVFGVVTGSENARVLRSGRRLWPESGESLKPKRGSGKADEWPKKPEKNNVDAAAFTSPRGGGGTAKLKQENTVPVRANEKKSVVKAVEIRKQGTVPAARSLSKGPDKFFGIVYTRKRKRAVVDAKKKKFGLRFSRRQQPRKDPCVFAAVVRRQCLGTEDDMFSRFLVLVLRATLRTGVEMKELSAFLLSEPICGAYASRGIQFLQGSPMVHAGVCQFFGNMRLGPSFSLDFSAVPHCFNYLRSSVFLRSMFRSFFLVYNPVHESSDVEDEIDFPELQNELKVSYNSFVREPDESGMILPEVVKINDALSALASNKSSRLPGRSGQYRNVNSKGIQRRRTSLGKRKTRNNLLLERSNGTITYNLRNGPKKNIAAVASNMKLRNSANSDTSVSLSEAGCAAVNSTEGLDSSCSTNILVTESDRCYRIEGAVVTVEMSASREWHLAVKKDGLTRCTLKPEKVMRPCSSNRYTHVIMFSLDNGLKLEFPNRPDWVVFKDLYKVCSDRNVPAPVSKFIPVPGVRDVVGYGDNITAPFCRPESYILANGDELSRAITRKSANYDMDSEDEEWLSKFNAEYQEHVSEDQFELIVDALEKASYSNPDDCLDETYLVNQCRDLCCKVVLEAVCSFWMRKRKQKRSSLLRVFQSNQSKKAPLIPKPLLRKRRSFKRQPSQFGRGKHPRVLQAEQDALEEKNAMRKFEHAKASANESKEYAVRKRKRAQSLMENADLAIYKATMLVRIAEAAQSQAGESVNEMAEHFLD
- the LOC107466786 gene encoding uncharacterized protein LOC107466786 isoform X1 gives rise to the protein MPAVGMRRTTRVFGVVTGSENARVLRSGRRLWPESGESLKPKRGSGKADEWPKKPEKNNVDAAAFTSPRGGGGTAKLKQENTVPVRANEKKSVVKAVEIRKQGTVPAARSLSKGPDKFFGIVYTRKRKRAVVDAKKKKFGLRFSRRQQPRKDPCVFAAVVRRQCLGTEDDMFSRFLVLVLRATLRTGVEMKELSAFLLSEPICGAYASRGIQFLQGSPMVHAGVCQFFGNMRLGPSFSLDFSAVPHCFNYLRSSVFLRSMFRSFFLVYNPVHESSDVEDEIDFPELQNELKVSYNSFVREPDESGMILPEVVKINDALSALASNKSSRLPGRSGQYRNVNSKGIQRRRTSLGKRKTRNNLLLERSNGTITYNLRNGPKKNIAAVASNMKLRNSANSDTSVSLSEAGCAAVNSTEGLDSSCSTNILVTESDRCYRIEGAVVTVEMSASREWHLAVKKDGLTRCTLKPEKVMRPCSSNRYTHVIMFSLDNGLKLEFPNRPDWVVFKDLYKVCSDRNVPAPVSKFIPVPGVRDVVGYGDNITAPFCRPESYILANGDELSRAITRKSANYDMDSEDEEWLSKFNAEYQEHVSEDQFELIVDALEKASYSNPDDCLDETYLVNQCRDLCCKVVLEAVCSFWMRKRKQKRSSLLRVFQSNQSKKAPLIPKPLLRKRRSFKRQPSQFGRGKHPRVLQAIVAEQDALEEKNAMRKFEHAKASANESKEYAVRKRKRAQSLMENADLAIYKATMLVRIAEAAQSQAGESVNEMAEHFLD
- the LOC107466786 gene encoding uncharacterized protein LOC107466786 isoform X4 translates to MPAVGMRRTTRVFGVVTGSENARVLRSGRRLWPESGESLKPKRGSGKADEWPKKPEKNNVDAAAFTSPRGGGGTAKLKQENTVPVRANEKKSVVKAVEIRKQGTVPAARSLSKGPDKFFGIVYTRKRKRAVVDAKKKKFGLRFSRRQQPRKDPCVFAAVVRRQCLGTEDDMFSRFLVLVLRATLRTGVEMKELSAFLLSEPICGAYASRGIQFLQGSPMVHAGVCQFFGNMRLGPSFSLDFSAVPHCFNYLRSSVFLRSMFRSFFLVYNPVHESSDVEDEIDFPELQNELKVSYNSFVREPDESGMILPEVVKINDALSALASNKSSRLPGRSGQYRNVNSKGIQRRRTSLGKRKTRNNLLLERSNGTITYNLRNGPKKNIAAVASNMKLRNSANSDTSVSLSEAGCAAVNSTEGLDSSCSTNILVTESDRCYRIEGAVVTVEMSASREWHLAVKKDGLTRCTLKPEKVMRPCSSNRYTHVIMFSLDNGLKLEFPNRPDWVVFKDLYKVCSDRNVPAPVSKFIPVPGVRDVVGYGDNITAPFCRPESYILANGDELSRAITRKSANYDMDSEDEEWLSKFNAEYQEHVSEDQFELIVDALEKASYSNPDDCLDETYLVNQCRDLCCKVVLEAVCSFWMRKRKQKRSSLLRVFQSNQSKKAPLIPKPLLRKRRSFKRQPSQFGRGKHPRVLQGKQL